tacacaaagatatatacacacatatatatatatatttcatatgtataatatttatataataattattattaatttcttgaaatgtatatataagaaataattattttaataaatatatatattatatacattttatattatcataagtaattataaaatttatgttatattgatatagtattataaaaatataaattgagttattttatagtatattcttaaattatgtagataaataatatttttacaatgatataaaatatattaattgtttttacgataaaatatatgtatatagatttatatatataggtgtattatatttataaaattcatattatttatatgtatcttaatatatatataataaaataacatagtaaaaaaaaaaaaaatgacattaccatttattttaaatttttaaatacaCGCATacacatttatataattgaaaaaatataaaaaatggtagattaaaaaaaaaagaaaatatattaataaaataaaataaaagaaagaGGGAAAAGAgtatgataataatatcattttattatttttttcaaaataaataattatatatttttcttatcGTAATTACATTTAAACTGAACAAAGAATTTATCTCCTtaattgttatatatatatatatatatatatatatatatatatatatttatttatttataaaagtATAATTTTTAAGGTTGAGAATTTGTTTGttcttattataattttaaataatttataataaataaataaaaaatatatatattttttttaaatggAGGGAAATatgagaaaaaataaaaatttttcaaaaaaattaaattatgtATTTTGTATAGTTGTTCCTATTGTGTtgattttaataataaatatagtggtattaataataatataaatataaatatatatatatatatatatatatatatatatatatatatatatatatatatatatgtatatatgtttatatgtgtatatattttatttttgttagGATGGAATTAGGCATCATGATATATCAAGAAGAAtggaaaatattatatattcaagACATCTATCTGAGtttaaaaaagataaatatgGAGGATTAAGAAAGAGAAAGAATACAAATACTAAAAATTTagattataataatatatcagATCAGCTAACAAAAGAAGAATTATATGAAGtgttaaaaaatatgaatgaatTACCACCAGAAAATGAATTAATGAATTTGTGGCATCAATCACTAAGTGTGGGAAAACATATGAATGAAATGTTGACAGAATTAAAAAGTATTATTCAGCCATACTTGGATAAATACGaaagtaaatataatgaGAGTAGGCGTTCTGAGGCAACATGGTTTAAGTGTCTAGCTGATATAGGTGAAAATTTATTAGATATGGAATTAAGATATAACAATGAATTTAAAAGGTTACTAAATAAAGAACCTACATTggataatataaaagatcatatatattcatgTATTTTAGCTTTTGATGAAACTAAACAAgatttatataagaaatataaagaCTTTTTTGAACGTATAATtgataataaagaatttCGTAATAgatttaatttttaattcaaCTATAAATCCTATATATTTTAGTAAAAAAGGcgaaatatatatactattattattaaaaaaatatatatatatatttatttattaagtaatttcttaataatttatgt
The genomic region above belongs to Plasmodium gaboni strain SY75 chromosome Unknown, whole genome shotgun sequence and contains:
- a CDS encoding exported protein (PHISTa), which codes for DGIRHHDISRRMENIIYSRHLSEFKKDKYGGLRKRKNTNTKNLDYNNISDQLTKEELYEVLKNMNELPPENELMNLWHQSLSVGKHMNEMLTELKSIIQPYLDKYESKYNESRRSEATWFKCLADIGENLLDMELRYNNEFKRLLNKEPTLDNIKDHIYSCILAFDETKQDLYKKYKDFFERIIDNKEFRNRFNF